A genomic stretch from Synergistaceae bacterium includes:
- a CDS encoding 4Fe-4S binding protein, translating into MFFNLSCSRHKYGGAGIVMKKTWKDKMWIITILYFSIGFFNIMFAWFGMICFLVPLFMSIFGMEKAFCNTYCGRGQLYTILGNGKKLSLNKNLPSFLRSKWFRYGFLLFFMTMFFNMLFATWTVLTGSGGLNESIKLLWSFDVPWRWANRAGDKIPLWTVQFAYGFYSLMLTSLILGLISMAVYRARSWCVYCPIGTATQAICKIREGEKL; encoded by the coding sequence ATGTTCTTTAATCTGTCCTGCTCACGCCATAAGTATGGAGGTGCCGGAATAGTTATGAAAAAGACTTGGAAAGACAAGATGTGGATTATAACGATTTTATACTTTTCTATTGGCTTCTTTAATATAATGTTTGCCTGGTTCGGCATGATCTGTTTTTTAGTTCCTCTTTTTATGTCAATTTTCGGCATGGAGAAGGCATTCTGCAATACATATTGCGGAAGAGGTCAGCTCTATACGATACTTGGTAACGGGAAGAAGCTTTCACTTAATAAAAATCTCCCTTCATTTCTAAGAAGCAAATGGTTTAGATACGGGTTCCTTTTATTCTTTATGACAATGTTTTTCAATATGCTCTTTGCAACTTGGACTGTATTGACAGGAAGTGGAGGGTTAAACGAATCAATTAAACTTTTATGGTCTTTTGATGTCCCTTGGAGATGGGCCAATAGAGCAGGAGATAAAATACCTCTCTGGACGGTTCAATTTGCATATGGCTTTTACAGCTTAATGTTAACGTCGCTTATATTGGGGCTTATTAGCATGGCGGTCTACAGAGCGAGATCTTGGTGCGTATACTGTCCCATAGGAACGGCAACTCAAGCTATTTGCAAGATAAGAGAGGGAGAAAAACTCTAA
- a CDS encoding 4Fe-4S binding protein, translating to MVTKVKKGRKAIVSRDDCVACGACAKVCPVTAITIYKGIYANVNFEICVGCTKCSLICPAHAISMEVPE from the coding sequence ATGGTAACAAAGGTCAAAAAGGGTAGAAAGGCGATTGTTTCGCGAGATGACTGTGTCGCTTGTGGAGCTTGCGCTAAAGTCTGTCCCGTGACTGCGATAACTATTTACAAGGGCATTTATGCCAATGTTAATTTTGAAATTTGTGTCGGTTGCACAAAATGTTCTTTAATCTGTCCTGCTCACGCCATAAGTATGGAGGTGCCGGAATAG
- a CDS encoding ferritin, translating to MEIGKVMEKSINSQIQAEFESAYLYLSMAAWFEDEDLPGCAHWMEKQAEEELEHGMKFYTYLISRGGSVVLEAIPTPKKDWGSAVEVFEEVLSHERLVTELIDKMAELAEKENDRATRSMLNWFIDEQVEEEENAAGILAKFKRAAGKPMGLMMLDKELGKREED from the coding sequence ATGGAAATAGGAAAAGTAATGGAGAAGAGTATAAATTCACAGATACAGGCGGAGTTCGAATCAGCTTATCTATACCTTTCAATGGCAGCTTGGTTTGAAGATGAAGATCTTCCGGGATGCGCACATTGGATGGAAAAACAGGCCGAAGAAGAACTTGAGCACGGCATGAAATTCTATACATATCTCATTTCAAGAGGTGGAAGTGTCGTACTTGAAGCTATTCCGACACCCAAGAAAGATTGGGGAAGCGCTGTCGAAGTATTTGAAGAAGTATTAAGCCATGAGAGACTTGTAACAGAACTTATCGATAAAATGGCAGAACTTGCAGAAAAAGAAAACGATCGCGCCACAAGAAGCATGCTCAACTGGTTCATTGACGAACAGGTTGAAGAGGAAGAAAACGCAGCAGGCATTCTTGCAAAGTTCAAACGTGCAGCAGGCAAACCAATGGGCTTGATGATGTTGGACAAGGAACTCGGAAAAAGAGAAGAAGACTAA